The genomic region caacgaatacagaagggataagtacccttataattcgaccttgtaccatccgcaggctttTTATTATCATTTTGAGCCGAACCTTGatatggctcaaacttcctcttaccatcattacccttggtttcaacctgcttattggccgatgctcttcttctcttggccaacatcagattttgtgccataagaatcacagtatccagagtaaccttctcggcagctataacattctcttgaacatcctcgggaagaccttctatataccgctcaattcttctagcttcggtaggaaacatctcaggacatagagtagaaagttccaaataacgattggtgtagttctcaatatcagtacccttgaccttgagttcccagaactcagcttcaagtttctgaacttgactcctcggggaaaatttgttgaccatcatgcttttgagttcatcctatggaattgcattagcattatcaattcctacggacttggcatgagcagtccaccaagttaaagcattaccacccaatgagctactggcatactttactcgatcgtcatctCCACAGTTACAAATacagaaaatagattccatcttctcgaaccaacggactagttcggcagcttcctcagttcccttaaatgcaggaggatgacagtttgaaaaattcttgtaggaacaaggtttcggttaaggattaacattgttagcttgattgttgccttgtgcggcagtgagtagttgttggaattgctcagtagtcaaGAAGATATTGTTAACattaggtgcagctggacgaaccatgatgtcgctacataagtgaagataagtcggataagttaacaaattatagggttgagcaattacaagtacgtataagataaagtattaatatcacatgatataaataaagcactttattttattaaggaacgaggcattaaataagccttaataCACAATTCAgaattagaaatagttttaaggcatagcctttacatagatggaaaaataggaaagataactaaagaatattaagattgaaataatcttcatatttcttcttctcgtcctcaaactacttcatcactttttccatgttatccttcacaagtttctctagccttttggTTTGAGATTCGAGAGACTCTTGGATAAACTTATCATACCGCTCGTTCTTCCCTTTTTGTTTTTCGTAGAGATATTCGAGATTGTCAtagaggttggtaacacgactgttaatgacattggtgtcgtattcccttaaggcaagttgtttgtcgactcggttactctccattttcattcggaagtcCACATCCTCTTGGAGATAGGCAAGTGATTGCTTCCCccaacgagtgttgcgttcttcctcgtactttaggagccttaattcctttcttagttcaacattttcctccaccaacttcttaatttcgcggtccttctcatccatacggacctccactcttgccatgtggcgaagcaaactctcatacttagcagcatcattataagaaggagtccgggctctcttccttgatggaccggcttcttcatgacgttttcctttatcttcgattctcggggttggataatattgaggagacctttgtgaatttcgCAGATTATTTgaactatagtttggtgaagcaggactgtaagaaggacttcgaacaggtcttgatgtttcagagtgtccaacacctacttcggtagtagggttgtgagttgccttgttgggcttgttaacgcttgagcttgacatcctatcattaggaaagagactttgattagaatcttttagtcaagttttggaaagcataaatgttaagattatagggcaatcctaagtgctttaaagtcaaaGGCATGAAAGGTTattgtttcctagattgctaaggcaccctagctagaaaATAAGGCAcatataaagatgcaatcctggttctctataacagcctggttatgctctgataccaatctatcacacccccagttagggcctgggcgaaatgtgacttaataccaaaatataccaacatattataataacgagaacaatactaaatgagaaaattaactttaatgagtacgaagtggaaaatgaaatgtcgttacaaaggaataaagtaaatgtttaaatgcaatagtaaaatatgcgataatctcttgatcctatgtccaagtagcatcacataagtagtagataagtaagcttgaatcaaacagcacctgagacaaaacatgctaaagtgtcaaccaaaaagtttgagtgaagttcataggtttaacaaaagtttgaccgttgttttagaccacaagatttagtttgtaaagttgatctcccacaggatctAAAGTTattccaaagcgtgatatttagactaaacgtttaagtttgccccatgacaagttgtgtctgtccttgtcggttttaatttcattatcaagtaatacaaagacttagtcaaatgtatcggggacgttactcccgacaggcctacccccaataattaagcatgccgcatcaattaaaaatatcactgtagggacttagtcggacatagccgggtatagcatagtttaacagtttggtacttgtgtttaaagtgtaaaaagtaaaaacagcatgtgtctcaccctaagtaaagtaagtaagttgtgcacaatagaaagtggggctatgaagttcaccttagtaagtatagagagagttattccttggaatagagatttggatgagtgagcagaaaagtcaacctatgacatttaagagtagttaagtgttttgcccatgtttgagtttaagtacgtgtttatgtatagtttgtttcactaagtttctattcctaataagtttctatttttagaaagtttcctatttttagtaggttccctattttagtaagtttctatacttagaaagtttctacttaaagagtgttttccattttaggatacttgtcgtattagataagcttccaatcacccattttccttcgaatggccatttcagatctaggggcttgagccataggaccctttaaatcggaaatccaaaccctctgcctagagtctcgtagaaaccattcgtcaagaaagttcgaagatctatacatctctaatacatatcccagaatgttcttaagtgttataatataagtagtaggttatagttgctagtaatagtaatagtgtatacatgttaattaatagtataagtagtattaggatttcattaattagagttagttatttaaagtagtatttaactaactagggtttagtaattaatgtcctagggtttcataaattagggtttagtaaattagggttttatttaatgtagtaatgattagggtttaataattaaagtggtattaattaattagggttaggtttaattaattaggtttttaataaaactagggttttgattaaagtagtataattcaaattagggtttagggttttagtgtatatatatgtatatgatgtagtgtatatatatatatatatatatatatatatatatatatatatatatatatatatatatatatatatatatatatatatatatacatatatatatacatatatatatatatatatatatatatatatatatatatatatatatatatatatatatatatatatatatgtatacaaaaatttattttttacatgtatatatatatatatatgtcgatttatatgtatgtatatataagtttattttgtttccttaattaaacacaaacaagtttcctaagtgtatatagggttttaaagatcaaagtttccttccttatttttctttttctagtcgacacatacacacacatgtgtatatttatatttttttttacatgtatagatctaggtttgttcttatgtttatatatttatgaatttatatgaatatagattaaaacaaagatcaaagaattaaggaaatagtttagggttttatattatacctttgaagatctAAGAAGACTAACAAAtaaaagaagaacttgatgaagatggaagatcaaagccttgaatatcttgaagaacatcttgaagattcttgaagatcacgaagaacgcgaagaacaattGAATATTActtggaaaccctcaaggatttcgatgggtggtggtggatttcggtttttggccgaaatttagagagaaagagagagatttgagagtaagatttgattgtgatttggtacatggaatggtttagcctaggtccctatttataggagtgttaggattattctataattagggttttatcagaaattacttagggaacaagtttaaCTTGAAGAAGGGGTTAGGAGTTATTGATTTGGCCAAAAATTTAAGGGGTAAATGGGTAATTTTACCCtctaaaaatcggctagggtttattagggttagggtttttgatttttcactttagaccttgcactttaatttagcttaaatggttccttaatttcccaagtttaattattttaattacacaagtctttactcacaaaagtttattaacttattgtttgtattaacttgtacaaagttaattatcgtattttataattcttaacgcttaacctttatcgattaaagtttaattattaagtttaattatattgttgggctaataaggaaaagtatagaatggaaaaatgagaaatatggaatggaaaaatgagagtcgttataccGTCGTCCTTAGATCTTTCATGACCGTTCTGATGTGGTCATAGTTTTTTAAGATAAATGTTTTGTCTATGAGTGACACTGGTTCTACTGATCGTGAACCTCGGAAGTTGGTGGAGGTGAACGCCGTAGACGTAAGAGGTGATTGCGTTAGTGTTCCTACCGTCGTGAATTCCACTTGTGATTGGTTTGAGGTTTACGTTTCCCTAGGTGGTGTAAACTCAGGTGGTGTGTGACTAGAGTTGGTCATGGCACCAATTTTGTACTTTTTTAAACAGAGTATATATTATCCGTCCCACCGGATGTgccaattgtttgtacaattcttggcgAACCTTATCGAAGAGATAAGTATACCAACTTTAGACCACGGAAATGATTAAATATGGGTGAATTTAAGTTAAATCTCTCTTCGTTGGCGATTTTCCGAAGGTAGGGAGTATATGAACTGCTTTACGCCACCGAAAGAGAGTTGGAGTTGTTAATGTGTGACATTCGATTGATGGATTGAATGGATTTTGTTCCATTTAGTGTTTCTATTTGTAGGGGAGTTTTTTCTTCCTTTGAGGTTGCTAGTTCCCAATGCAACTTGGAAGCATTAGTTGAATTCCCTTTTTGGCTTCTTACTATGCGAAAAATTCATTGTCTTTTTTCTATCTTTGTATGGTTGACCCGCCGATCTAGTATGGAAGTACTGTAGCTGATTCTTGTAAGTTCGAGGTTCGGTGCGTGAAACTCGATGCCACCGCTTTGCTGTGGCTTGGCTTCGCATATTCCTTTCGTTCCTCACTCCGTACATATTTACTTCGTGCTTGGTGAGGTACACTATCAAGACCCAAAGCCAGCTCACGATATTTATATTGTTTCCTAACTAATTTATTTTTGGTAGTTAGTTAGAAGATGCCTTGTCCGATAAACGGATTAAATCAATTTTTTAGAAGGTAACACTCCAAATAGAGGTGAaattaggattttatattgttgaTAACATTGTAGTAGCGTCCTCAGCAACTCTCCTGTTACTGTATTAGGGACGCTATCGTGTTGTTAAAATTGTACATGTTTCGTGCTTAATAAATACATTGCTTTTCGAAAAAAATATTGTTGATAACACAAAATAATATCTTTAAATTAtgaatttatatttatgtattatattattatacataaaagtaTTTCCAgtaaattcatacatataaattatCATGTAGATTATATCCATATCTGTTAGTGCATTTATGTTAAGTTTCAAGTTCATTATAAACATATTCGTTGAGGCTAATATCTGGTGGGTAATACTATAAGTGTTTGTATACATTTAAAGTTAATTTATTTACTGTTGGTGCAACCGCACGGATGCAGAATGCATCCGTACGGGTTCAgagtgcaaccgcacggttgcatcctgcaaccgcacggttgcatgtGCAGACTGTATTTATTATTGATTTTCGGGTTCATTTTTAGGATTACGAACTCTAAACCTACCATAGCCGTGAAATCGATCTCCAGAGGTTCTAGCACTCAGTTTGATTGATCTTTAACATTCTAAAGTCATTTAACATAATAAGATCATTGTTTAGTCTTGTGTTTTTGATATAAAACTCAATACCGAGTTATTCCGCACTCGATATTGAAACCTAGATCGATTAATTCCGTTTACTcgatcctacaagtggtatcagagttgTAGGTGTCAATAATCGATCGGTTTTAGTGTCAATTGTGAGATAAAAGTTTTGGGTTTTGGTATTTTCGAAAAAATTCATCAAAATCTTGAATTTTTTACGTTTAAATCCGTGTTTTtgttaattaagtgtgttaatctAGTCATAATCTTTGTTTTGAACGTAAAACAATTGGTATTtttgatccattgtcatccctaagtATGACGGTGGTGGTAGCAGGCCCGGTATGCCGGATGGTGCTCTTTGCCGTGGTTTGGTATTGTTGGGAACCACGAGAGGCGAGGCTACATGGGAAAGGGGGAGCGCCCGCCCGTGTAAAAATTTTTAGTTTTTCGACTTTGTCTCCGTTGAATTTTTATTTTTGCcctaaaacctacatattttgaccCAAAACCCTACatattttaccccaaaaccttcaaatttggcTAAAATTCTTTAActtttaccccaaaaccttcaaaatttgcctaaaaaccttcaAGTTTTGCCAAAAGAAccttcataatttgcctaaaaattCCAATTTTTTGCACGAAAACctccaaattttgtccaaaaaaattgttacggttttttttttttttttttttttgccctgaTGAGAAACATCCTAGTTCCACCACTGGACACCACTTTTCCTGTCGCGTATTTCGGGTTACACCAGAAGAAAATATGCTATTAGATTATCTGATTGTTCTGGCGGTGCAACTGATTTTTTAAAAGTGGAGTCCTCTTTGTGTGGGCTCGAGATGACTTGTGTAGGTCGATGTTATGATTTTAAGCAATTAAAACTGATTTTGGCATTTTCCCAACGACCATCGTGCTTTTTCATAAATGGTTTTTATAGGGTCGTTACTTTGAGTTCTAGTGTAGCTTTAGCAGAGGCGAAGCCAGAATTTACATATGCGGGTGGCTTACTCGATAATcagataattatataaaaataaacttgGATTTTCAGAGAGGCTTacaattatttatgcataataataCAAATGAAACTTGGGTCTAGAATGGACATTGGGGGAGACTTAGCACCGCTCAGTCCCCCTTGTCTCTGAGCTTTAGTCTGTTTGCTTTTATCAGCTTATTTAAACGTTTTTCACCATGCTAGTGGTTCGATTATGTTTAGGTTAATTTGTTTGTTAATCACATATTTATTGTATATGTTGATTGCGTTAGTTAAGTTTTCGAATCTGTTTATTTATCATGGAAATAAATATCTACAACAACCATGTGTGTCAAGATTTATAAGTGTTTTAAATTCCAATTTTACCCCTGAACATGTCAACCGCATTTTCTACACTGGGGTGTACGCTATTCCCGCAGCCAAATTTCCACAAATAAATATTCTTAATAATTTTCACGTGCTAGATACGGAGTATATTTTTTtcaatcattttattattattttgtgtcCTTTTCTAACTTACGTTATTATTTCCATTTCCAAGTTGCATTCCAATCTCCACACGCCTTATATAAATTTGAACAAACAacatatcccaacaacaataatcaacctCACATCCTCTGTCCTCTCACCAACAACAAAAATTAGCAACAAAAACTCAAGAAGAAGTAGTAACATTTTGTAACGAACAACAAAAGCTGGATGGAGTGGGTTAGAGGTAAAACAATCGGTCACGGAAGCTTTGCAGCTGTGAGTTTAGCAAAACCCATAAAtcaaaattcccaatttccgtcttTAATCGCGGTTAAAACTTGTGGCGTGTCGCATTCTGATTCGTTATCAAAAGAGGGTCAAGTTTTGCAGCAGCTTAAAGATTGCCCAGAAATCATCAACTGTTACGGCGATTTAATGACGATTGAAAACAACGAAAAGTTGTATAACTTAGCGTTGGAgtacgcttcagggggagctttaTCCGACAAAGTGAAGAGTTTAAGGTTGTCGGAAAATGAAGTTAGAAAATACACGTGTTCGATTTTGAAAGGTGTTGATTCTATTCATAGAAATGGGTTTGTTCATTGTGACATTAAACTTGATAACATTTTATTAGTAAATGAAGACGGTATGGAGAACGCGAAAATTGCGGATTTTGGGTTGGCTAAAAAAGCTAATTTGATTAGTACGATGTATGAAGTACGAGGTACGCCAATATATATGGCGCCGGAAACGGTTAGGGGCGGCGAACAAGAAGCTGCTTCGGATATTTGGGCAGTTGGGTGTTTGGTAACTGAAATGATTACCGGAAACCCAGTTTGGAACTGTTCAGATTTCAGCGCGTTAGTAATGAAAATTGGTGTTGGATCGGAAATCCCCGAAATTCCGGCCAAATTGTCGGAAGACGGAAAggattttttagaaaaatgttttgttaaaaatccGCGAGGGAGATGGACGGCTGAGATGCTTTTGGATCATCCGTTTGTTAAAGATATCTCGTTCGAGAAAGAAGTAGCAAATCAAATTTCTCCAAGAGATGTATTTGATTTCCCTGATTGGGAATCAGCCGAATCGACGTGTTTAACCTTGCCGGAATTTGAATTACCGATGATTGCGCCGGCGACGAGATTGGGGCAGCTGCTGACAGATCAGAAACAACTCAATTGGTCTAGTGTTTCGAACAGTTGGGTGAAAGTGAGATGAGTCATTAAaacaatcagattcaaagaatggaGATTAAAATCATTTTTATTTTTTATCTTTGACACGGATTCTTTTGTATTATAGACTATAGTTAGGAGTATAAAAAAGTACTTCAAAGTTAGGTTAGTTGGAATACTGGTAACTTGATGCATATTTTTTTGCCACCAAGTTGTGAATACAACAGATATAAGGAACTATTTGActacttccatatatatatatatatatatatatatatatat from Rutidosis leptorrhynchoides isolate AG116_Rl617_1_P2 chromosome 9, CSIRO_AGI_Rlap_v1, whole genome shotgun sequence harbors:
- the LOC139867218 gene encoding mitogen-activated protein kinase kinase kinase 20-like yields the protein MEWVRGKTIGHGSFAAVSLAKPINQNSQFPSLIAVKTCGVSHSDSLSKEGQVLQQLKDCPEIINCYGDLMTIENNEKLYNLALEYASGGALSDKVKSLRLSENEVRKYTCSILKGVDSIHRNGFVHCDIKLDNILLVNEDGMENAKIADFGLAKKANLISTMYEVRGTPIYMAPETVRGGEQEAASDIWAVGCLVTEMITGNPVWNCSDFSALVMKIGVGSEIPEIPAKLSEDGKDFLEKCFVKNPRGRWTAEMLLDHPFVKDISFEKEVANQISPRDVFDFPDWESAESTCLTLPEFELPMIAPATRLGQLLTDQKQLNWSSVSNSWVKVR